One segment of Chionomys nivalis chromosome 1, mChiNiv1.1, whole genome shotgun sequence DNA contains the following:
- the LOC130869828 gene encoding C-type lectin domain family 4 member A-like: MIVRWSWVHSPPAILPLQAYFTEGGHSSSESRGRFSENIYINMNLKNNFDSSDINADSPPAPQNKIMSLKGSHRFAKIILTSFIIFFLLLKILLSIVLLILFKKYSQLLEEKAIINELNYTRLECTKRHSFLKDKVWSCCPKDWEPFSSHCYFISTDLASWNESEEKCSSMGAHLMVVRSQEEQDFITKILNRNTAYFIGLSDPGHRQWRWVDQTPYNKSATFWHPGEPNNDYEQCAVINVWHSNWGWNDIPCSHEQKSICQMNKIYL, from the exons ATGATTGTACGATGGTCCTGGGTGCATTCTCCACCTGCGATTCTCCCTTTGCAG GCCTATTTTACAGAAGGGGGACACTCATCTTCTGAGAGCAGGGGAAGATTTTCAGAAAACATTTATATTAACATGAACCTCAAAAATAACTTTGATTCCTCAGACATCAATGCAGACTCTCCTCCAG CTCCTCAAAACAAGATCATGTCTCTTAAAGGTAGTCATAGATTCGCCAAGATCATCCTCACCTCGTTCATaatattttttctgctgttgaAAATCTTACTCTCCATTGTTCTGCTCA ttttgtttaaaaaatattctcagcTTCTTGAAGAAAAAGCAATCATAAACGAACTGAATTATACCAGATTGGAGTGTACAAAACGGCATTCGTTCTTGAAAG ACAAAGTCTGGAGCTGTTGCCCAAAGGACTGGGAGCCATTTAGTTCCCACTGCTACTTCATTTCCACTGACTTGGCATCTTGGAACGAGAGTGaggagaagtgctccagcatgGGTGCTCATCTGATGGTGGTCCGCAGCCAGGAAGAGCAG GATTTCATCACTAAGATCCTGAACCGTAACACTGCTTATTTTATCGGGCTTTCAGATCCAGGTCATCGACAATGGCGATGGGTTGATCAGACACCGTACAATAAAAGTGCCAC GTTCTGGCACCCAGGTGAGCCCAACAATGACTACGAACAATGTGCTGTAATAAATGTTTGGCATAGTAATTGGGGCTGGAATGACATCCCTTGCAGTCATGAACAGAAATCAATTTGTCAGATGAATAAAATATACTTATAA